atttctaaaaaccaaagaggaaaaaaatcttttttttttttttttttttttgagacagagtctggctctgtcttccaggcaAGGAAGACAGGCAaagtgagacaaggtctcactttgttgcccaggatggagtgcagtggcatgatctcggctcactgcaacctcggcctcccgggttcaagcgattctcctgcctcagcctcctgagtagctgggactacaggcgcgtgccaccacgcccggctaatttttgtattgttagtagagatggggtttcaccatgttggccaggatggtttcgatctcttgacctcatgatgtgcccacctcggcctcccaaagtactgggattataggcgtgagccactgcgcttggctgaggaaaaaaatcttaaaactaaCTTATTTCAAATCTAACTTCAacgtgtatctttttttttttttttttttttttttgagacagagtctcgctttgtcgcccaggctggagtgcagtggcgtgatctcaactcactgcaagctccacctcccaggttcatggcattctcctgcctcagtctcccaaatagctgagactacaggtgcccaccaccacacccggctaattttttttgtatttttagtagagatggggtttcactatgttaaccaggatggtctcgatctcctgacctcgtgatccgcctgcctcagactcccaaagtgctgggattacaggcatgagccaccacgcctggcgtgTAAGccaattttttagaagaaatctctccctttctctccacatatatgcatatacgtaTGTAGCACTGATCCTTGAACAGTGTATCTTTTACTCAAACTGAgaaagaggaatttttaaaacttatttcctATCAGTAGATAACCCCTATTCTGTGTTTCCCTTCTTCAAGCTCCCCTCCAAGGACATGTGTTAAAGGGACAATTTTCTTCCCAAGTACATCATGCATTTTCCCCCGTTCATTCTTACCTGCATTACAGATGAAAAGGCTTTCTTTTCTCCTACAGTCTCTAGTGCTTTGTAGGTGGCACATAAGTAGAGGAGTTTAACTTCATCTTTTGCAGATGAGCTAAATTTGCTAAAAATCCACTTGAAGATCTTCTCAGCCTCATAGCTCAGAGAAGCACAAAAAAGGCCAAGACAGCAAGCTCCCTCCTGTCTCAACTCCTGAAGCAATTTGCTACTGTGTTTATTTTaatgcaaacaaaaaacacacacaaaaggctTAAGTTTTCTATGATGACACGAGTAATACATCTTACAAAAGAATGTCttaagtggtttttaaaatttctattcaaaCTACATAAAAGGTTGAAATTTTCTCCACTCTAAATACTACATTCTGTCTAGCCTGCACTGCCCTCAAGTATCTGTCTGACATtactttctttttacaaaatcaaTTATTTACAAACAGTGAGGGAAGGCCCAAAAATGCTAAATTCCATCTCAAACTGTATTAAATAACTCTCAGAAAAGGGCAGCAACAAATAATTAGATAAAACACTCTATACATAACTACATTCTACATAATATCCAATATGTAatgactataaaataaaaaatggtaatagTTAAATACAGAAACTTAAAAGGATAACAGTAATGATTTACATAGAACTTTAATAAGTAactctataaaataaaaccatcaaAAGGCACTAAGGTTTATGACCAGCTGAGATAAATTTTGGGTACTTGCCAACACTGCAAATCTTTGGGAATCACCATAACAAAAAATGACCACACACCTCTGGAGACTCTAATAGCCAGAGAATATATGGTTTGGATCCACTCTTACCCAAAGAAGGAAATTCCTTTTTACCTTTATTCTCTAAGCAGTTTCAAATTCTCTAGTTTACAAAAACTAATTTTATTCTTCATGCCTGCATCAAGAGTTTAGGCCATTCCATAAGTCAAGACTCAGTTATCCAGTGAGactagcaaattaaaaaaataaaatattccagccaggcacagtggctcatgcctgtaatcccaacactttggaaggctaaggtgggtggatcacctgaggtcaggagttccagaccagcctggccaacatggtgaaaccctgtgtctactaaaaatacaaaaattagctggcagttgtggtgcacgcctgtagtcccagctactcgggaggctgaggcaggagaatcacttgaacccgggagctggaggttgcagtgagctgagattgcaccactgcactccagcctgggtgacatggtgagactctggctcaaaaaataaacattcttttcaagtggaTTCCATTTGTATTCAACCGTAATTAACACATAATTAATGCAGATAAAAATGACAAGACCCACTGAAATGTCAATAGATGTTCATAAACAAAGCCAGTGGGTTTGTCTTCTTCTGTATTGTTaagtaatttctaaaaatatattttaaagtcatttaaaCTGAACCACTATTAGTTACTTACCTTTCATTAAGCACATCATGTACAGCAGCCAAGATATTATCCAATTGTTTAACTAGtacctttaaaagaaaacacatttataaaaacttcaaattcctGTACTTTTAAGAATAGCATTGTGTACTTTTTTTACTTGTCTTCCCCTCCAAATTCTAATTCAACAGTACTTTACTTTCTTTATTATTCCCACTCCCCAATGAGCATGTATCAGGAATGTCATGTTTCCTTTCAGCCTATAAAAGAAATTCACCCACTGGAAACATAGAGCTGTGAtcatcaacaaaaaaataaactcaaaaagcTTGTTTTATACTTTGAAATCCATTTGAAAAATTGACTGATGGATGGAGGGATAGATGGAGAGATATGTGACAAGGCAGTATTTAGGGTAAAACGTTAACGACAAAAATTAGATGATGGGTTTAACAGATTCAATGTCAAATTCTTTCAACTTGCTATATATTTGAAACTACTCGTAATAAAATTTGGAAGGAGGAGAAACTTGCTTTGATCCAAGTGTCATCTGCCTCACTAgacaattttcattaattttctcctgCTTACtgtcaagttctttttttttttttttcttaagatggagtttcactctttttgcccaggctggagtgcagtggcgtgatctcagctcactgcaacctccgtctcctgggttcaagcgattctcctgccacagcctcccatgtagctggaattacggtcatgtgccaccacgcccagctaattttgtatttttagtagagatggggcttcactatgttgggcaggctggtatcaaactcctgaactcaggtgatccacccgacttggcctcccaaaatgctgggattacaggcatgagccaccacacctggcccatatcAAGTTCTTAATTAGTgtaaagaaagtgaagaaaaaaatttaacccTTCCTATACTTTGttacatttctgttgttgttttaagagacaaggactccctctgtcgcccaggttgacatgcagaggtgtgatcatatctcactgcaaccctgaattcctgggctcaagtgattcttccacctcagccaggtgtagtggcacatgcctgaagtcccagctactcaggaagccacagcgggaggatagcttgaatccaggagtttgagactgcagtgagctatgattgtgccactgcactccagcctgggcgacagagcaagatcttgtctttaagaagaaaaagaaattacatatTAGAGAGCATTAAGTTCTTGATCATCATAACACAGACTTTCCCCATTCTTAAACTACTCAAGATAGCATTACCTAGTTTATTATGGAAACACAAAAATCCTCATATTTCCAAACATACTATACTTACCAGCTTATTTTCTGGTTGCTGAATAAATTCTTTCAACTGCTTTACAGTAACCAATCTTCGGTCTCTGTCGTCTTCCCGGGTGATCCTCCAAAGAAGATTTGACAGTCGAGACTCATCACAATAAGACATCGATCTCTCTgtgaatatataaacattttgttGTCCATTGAGTATAAATAagcaaaggaatttttaaattttaaaataatttttaaatttttaaaattaaaaattatttaaataataattaaattattacggtggctcatgcctgtaatcccagtactttggaaggcgggtagatcacatgagttcaggagtttgagaccagcctgggcaacatggtgaaaccctgtctccacagacacacaaaaaattacataaactaGCCAGCcaaggtggtgtgcacctgtagtcccagctactcgggaggctgaggcaggagaatcactggagcccatgaggcggaggttgcagtgagccgagatcgccccattgcactccagcctgggtgacagagcaagaccctctctcaaaaataaaattacatcaaaAGTCACAGTCCACTGGTCAATAAAAGCTCAGGGAATATAGGTCCTATCGCTCTTTTGTTCAACTCTATATTCCAAATCCCAGCAGAGTGCTGGCACATAACAGACCctcaaaaaaatatttgctgaaggaaACGAGAAATGAATAACCCTAGGCCAACTGAACACCTCATTCCAGAGGACTGgctgggagagaaaaaagaaaggccttAGTAACAACTTTCTTTGGGTCCATTCCAAACTGTTTTCAACATGCAGGTAAAGAGCCTGGGTGTAGGTAAATTAAACAACTTCCAAGGGGTACGGATAAAGTCTCAATCGAGTAAAAACAGGATATAGGCTTCTACTTATCATCTAGGTATCCCACTGGAGGAAAGCCTCTTATTCACATTATCATCATTTCCCTGGGATGAAGTTTTGGGGAGCCATAATCACACACTTAGTTCAACAAATGTCTAATTATCATCTACCACATGCAAGGCATGCCTCCACTAGAAAGGTAGCAAACCACAACTTTTCTCCCCTTATTTTTTAATCACAAGAACAAGCAAACAATAGTGaatactattaatatattaacgatgcctttaaaaactagatttttgctgggcgaggtggctcttgcctgtaattacccagcactttggaaggccaaggaaggcagatcacttgagcccaggagttcgagaccagcctcagcaacatggtacaaccccatctctacgaaaaatacaaaaattagctgggcacagtggcacatgcctgtaatcccagctactcagaaggctgaggtgggaggatcgctttagcctgggaagcaaaggttgcagtgaaatcACActagtgcattccagcctgggtgacagagcgagactgtctcaaaaaaccaaacaaaacaaaaaactcaatttTTGCAAAACATTTTCAACTGTGCTATTTACCATAATTAGCCAATACATACGTAAACAACAAATCACAAAGGGTCTGACAGTTTCATTTCTAAGGTATgagaaaaaattgataataaaagaaaccagaaggctgggcatggtggctcacacctgtaatcccagcactttgggaggccgaggagggcagatcacggggtcaggagattgagacctgcctggccaacatggtggaacctcgtctctactaaagatacaaaaaattagccgggcatggtggcacgctcctgtaatcccagctactcggaaggctgaggcaggagaatcactttaatctaggaggtggaggctgcagtgacctgagatcgcgccattgcactccagcctgggtgacagggagatactccatctcataaataaataaataaataactacaaggggaacaacacacactggatcCTTTTGGAGGgcggggggtgggaggagggagaggatcaagagAAACAACCaatgggtaccaggcttaatacctgggtgataaaataatctatactacaaaccctcatgacacaagtttaccagtgtaacaaatctgcacttgtatcctgaatttaaaagttaaaaaaaaaaaaaaaaaaaaagaaactacaatgTCTGAGAGAAGAATAGGATTTTTACAAATCCCTAGCCCATAGAGTATTTCAATAAGGACAGATACCAAAAATGTCATCAAGTTACCAGCTGGGAAATTAGGCTCTACTTACAATTCTGTAACTAGCAAACTACATGACCCTGAGCCTTTGAAGAAGAGGAATTGTTTACTGAACTACTTTAGAGTCACTGTTTAGCTTCTATAATATCATAAGTCTAAGGCttcaaacactctgttttaaCAAACAGCATACATAGCCTTTGAATTCATTCCACTtgtgaaaacataaaaagaaatcagttttttaaaagttatataccAACAATAAAAGCTACAGGCACAAAGATTTTCACCAAGATACACGAAGCACACAtacagtataaaaaaaaaaaagtcaaaaactaaaTGTCCAAAAAGTAATTACATCTGACAAAGCCCATAACTCAGCTTTACCGATAAATttctctttaaggaaaaaaattatcattaccTCTAATCCTctgaactttcttttttgttgttgtttttttgagacggagtctcgctctgttgcccaggctggagtgcagtggtgcactcagctcactgcaggctctgcctcccgggttcacgccattctcctgcctcagcctcccgggtagctgggactacaggcgcccaccaccgcgcccggctaattttttgtattttcagtagagacagggtttcaccgtgttagccaggatggtctcgatctcctgacctcgtgatctgcccgtctcggcctcccaaagtgctgggattacaggcgtgagccactgcacccggccaatcctCTGAACTTCCAAGGCACTCACCTATACAGTGAGGCTACGTCATAAGGCAGAAATGCTATCAGTGTATTTAACTTTAGAAAAGTGCCCACTCTAGgcagggcccagtggctcacgcctgtaatgagCATGTgtgatcacttaaggtcaggagttcgagaccagcctggccaacatggtgaaaccctgtctccactaaaaatgcaaaaatcagctgggtgtggtggcatgcacctgtaatcccagctacttgggaggctgaggcacgagaatcacttgaacctgggaggtggagggtgcagtgagcagagattgcagcactgcgctccagcctgggtgacagagcaagactctgtctcaaaaaaatatattgaaaacaacaacaaaaaaaccagaaaagtacCCACTCTAGGGGGcggggggaaggagagcatcagcaAGAATAGCTTAATGGATGCTGGgtttaatacctagatgatgggatgatctgtgcagcaaactaccatggcacacgtttacctacataacaaacctgtacatcctgcgcatgtaccctgaacttaaaagagaaaaaaaaaaaaaagacagaaaagtaccctctctctatatatatctatatcctcCAcaggcccaagagttcaaggacTTGCTGTAGTAagagcctctctctctctatatatatatatctatatcctcCAcaggcccaagagttcaaggacTTGCTGTAGTAAGAGCCTACTATGCACTATACATTCAATATCCACGATAATTGGGTAAACCTTTTCTGTAAGATCTTATCCAGTCTTCCAATCTTGTTTTAAGagaattctcttttaaaatgtactataaCCTTTCTAGTGGGAAATTAACAATTCACAGGAAAAGAATGTAAACAATTTTTACCTGCACAGTAGACTAATCAACTTATGCCTGTGCAAGGTGTTAGTAAGAGGCATCCAGAATAAGAGGAGATACAAGTCTTTGGAAGGTGTATGTGATTGGTCCCCGTTTTCCCAGACTTACCCTGTGATTTCCTCATGTCTTTGGTGGCTAAAGCACGACTGCCATGCTGAACACTGGTGAACTCAGGGCTGGTCACATTGTTAACCCTCAGCTCTTGCCCCAACGACTTCTGACCATAAGTATTTTCCCCAGATCCTCCATTGACACTGTAGCCACCTACAAACAGCAATGTGTACGTTATTTAAATATGATTGTTCGTTTCATTCAGTCAATTTCCTGATAGCTCAGGATCTTATTACTCAATCTGCAGTTCAACCAGCCTTTGCTTCTCCTACCTTTTTCCTGTACTGTCTGCCTTGAAAatcattttgatttcttttaataCACCTTTGaagttaaattaattttattttgatcccTTCATtggaaaataagcaaagaaatgaaaactaaattaaatcaaattttgcaccttgttttaaaactttcttgaAGTTTAGAGACAGTAGCCAAGAGGAACTTCAACCTTagctaaatatttttgaaaataaaaacaaaaatagtattgTATCTTTTTTGTAAGAAAACTGCATTGATGAATTATgtatggaaaaattttaaattttaaaaataagaaagtggaTAAACGTCCTATGAAGttttcagaaataacactgcatttgttattcatattttaaacatattagaAGAAAGCGAGAAAGTTGGGGGTGTAAGAAGGCAGGAAGGTGGGATAGGTAGGTTCAAAAAACATGCTTGtagcaataagaaaatatatataccctTTTCATCATTCTGTATGTCAGCGTGGACTCTGGTATCATCGTGCCTTTGCCGAGACACCACAGCTGAATTTGAAGGTTGCAGTCCGTAAGAGGAAGAACCACCTCTATCTCTGgatgaagaatattttaaattacctgGGTCGGCTGATGCACTATCAGttctataaaaacagaaaagtttaagATTAGAActttaaataacataaataaatctttctttaaaCAAGCCTCTCTTCTCCCAAATTTTACATTTAACCATTACTATTGTATTTAGtgtaatatgtactatatattacaCGTAAGCACTCAGCCGTCTAATAAGAAGTCTTTCACTGGGAAGAGATTCTCAGTGGATGAAATGCCAACTTTTCAGTCTCTTCTACTGTTCTAAAGACCCATTCAGAAATACGAATAACTACTGGGATTAGGGTGACTTTGCTGGTTTTAGCATTGAAAGCCTCCTGTCCCAGGCAAAACAGGACAATTGTTTACTCTGGTCCAGTGTTCTCCTCACGTGACTTGATAATAAGAATAATTCTTTCTAAATTCTCCCCCATGGAGAGGGTTAATCAGTCAAAACATTTCAGCCTTTcctgtcataaaaataaaaaacactggcAGCATGTCAGGGACGGGCAATGTCTTACCAAGTTATTTTCTAAGTACTGATTAGGTACTGTAGTATTGAAGACCCCATTGAAGATGCCTTAATTGTAAAGGTagcaatcaaaattttaaaaagtaaaaaagaagacattttaagaaaataaaaggtatcagaaatgcaataaaattatATCAGAAAGTTGTAGTTCATAATCTATTTAAAATTCAGGTACTGTTTAGAATAATACCTGATGCTTATTAGTAAACAAGTAGGGTACAGCCAAGGGTAAAATTGTGTCCCCATCTAAGTATCTGCTCTACGCTTCAACTGCCTCATAAGTAAAACAGAGCTGAGTTACAAGACTTCTCACGAGTGTTACTCTTTCAGCCATCAATCATACACTATTAAGAAAGAAGACAACAAAATAATCTGTTATAGCATATGAAAAATCCAAGTAAGTTCTTCCCCTACTGATTTTCTCCTGAGAGGAAcaactttgaggaaaaaaaaaaaaaaggaaatcacttCTATGATATTTACTAAAAATGCTTTCCCAACCTTTTAGAACCTGAATCTTTTAGAAAAGTTTAGGACACTGGCAAGGCCAGAAACTAACCTATTCCTCTACGCTTTGCCCCTCCCTCTATGGTGTAAAAGTGACAGCAGTGTTTGCATACTGTATATATTTCGTTTAGAGTTTATTAGTCTTTCCTTGCTTCCaaaaatactaaacataaaaCTTTGCATGAGCTCAATCAGTTGGACACCTTGATCTGCACTTACTGCAATCACTGTTAA
This sequence is a window from Gorilla gorilla gorilla isolate KB3781 chromosome 18, NHGRI_mGorGor1-v2.1_pri, whole genome shotgun sequence. Protein-coding genes within it:
- the LOC101128221 gene encoding LOW QUALITY PROTEIN: serine/threonine-protein kinase SMG1-like (The sequence of the model RefSeq protein was modified relative to this genomic sequence to represent the inferred CDS: substituted 1 base at 1 genomic stop codon); amino-acid sequence: MSRRAPGSRLSSGGGGGTNYSRSWNDWQPRTDSASADPGNLKYSSSRDRGGSSSYGLQPSNSAVVSRQRHDDTRVHADIQNDEKGGYSVNGGSGENTYGQKSLGQELRVNNVTSPEFTSVQHGSRALATKDMRKSQERSMSYCDESRLSNLLWRITREDDRDRRLVTVKQLKEFIQQPENKLVLVKQLDNILAAVHDVLNESSKLLQELRQEGACCLGLFCASLSYEAEKIFKWIFSKFSSSAKDEVKLLYLCATYKALETVGEKKAFSSVMQLVMTSLQSILENVDTPELLCKCVKCILLVAXCYPHIFSTNFRDTVDILVGWHRDHTQKPSLMQQVSGWLQSLEPFWVADLAFSTTLLGQFLEDMEAYAEDLSHVASGESVDEDVPPPSVSLPKLAALLRVFSTVVRSTGEHFSPIRVLQLLRHT